One genomic window of Chitinophagaceae bacterium includes the following:
- a CDS encoding PorV/PorQ family protein, giving the protein MIKSLKFVLILLLVSFGAFAGNKDRQGEAGASELLINPWARSSGWDGLNTACIHGIEAINMNVAGLAFTRKTELVFAHTNWLGGTGISFNALGFAQTLGKGGGVLGLSIMTIDFGDIPITTTASPEGGLGTFSPQFFNGALAYSKVFSNSIYGGFAVRVISESLADVNAIGVAFDAGIQYVTGPEADPTKVKFGIALRNVGAPMRYGGDGLSFRGQSPEGDYEMTVEQRAQGYELPSLLNIGGSYDFKFGDSGKPNHRLTVAANFTSHSFTQDQFGGGLEYAFKEMIMVRGGYNYQGGLTDPDNRVTALTGFAGGVTFEVPLKQNGATLGIDYSYRTSSPFDGTHSIGIRMNL; this is encoded by the coding sequence ATGATTAAATCTCTAAAGTTTGTTTTGATTTTGCTGCTGGTATCTTTTGGTGCATTTGCCGGCAATAAAGATCGCCAGGGTGAAGCCGGTGCCTCAGAATTACTGATCAATCCGTGGGCAAGAAGTTCAGGATGGGACGGACTCAATACTGCATGTATTCATGGCATTGAAGCCATTAACATGAATGTTGCGGGACTTGCATTTACCAGAAAGACAGAATTGGTGTTTGCGCATACCAATTGGCTGGGAGGAACGGGCATATCTTTCAATGCACTGGGCTTTGCACAAACACTTGGCAAAGGAGGCGGTGTATTGGGATTGAGTATCATGACGATTGATTTTGGAGATATTCCGATCACTACCACTGCTTCACCGGAAGGAGGTCTTGGCACCTTCAGCCCGCAGTTTTTTAATGGAGCACTTGCTTATTCTAAAGTGTTTTCAAATAGTATTTATGGTGGATTTGCGGTGCGTGTAATTTCTGAATCACTCGCAGATGTAAATGCCATTGGTGTTGCCTTTGATGCAGGAATACAGTATGTAACCGGTCCTGAGGCGGACCCAACAAAAGTGAAATTTGGTATCGCTTTAAGAAATGTTGGAGCTCCTATGAGATATGGTGGAGACGGCCTTTCCTTCAGAGGCCAGTCACCGGAAGGAGATTATGAAATGACTGTCGAACAACGGGCACAAGGATATGAATTACCATCCTTATTGAATATCGGTGGTTCCTATGATTTCAAGTTTGGTGATTCCGGAAAACCCAATCACAGACTTACTGTGGCAGCTAACTTCACATCGCATTCATTTACCCAGGATCAGTTCGGTGGAGGTTTGGAATATGCATTTAAGGAAATGATCATGGTTCGTGGTGGTTATAACTATCAGGGTGGCCTTACAGATCCTGATAATAGAGTAACGGCTCTTACAGGTTTTGCAGGAGGCGTTACCTTTGAAGTGCCATTAAAACAAAATGGTGCTACACTTGGCATTGATTATTCCTACAGAACCAGCAGCCCATTTGATGGTACCCATTCAATCGGTATCAGAATGAATTTGTAA
- the greA gene encoding transcription elongation factor GreA, with protein sequence MAETTYLTAEGLEKLKKELIHMRTKGRAEIAKQIQEAREKGDLSENAEYDAAKDAQGMLEMKISKLEEALSNARIMDTSKLDTSKVMVLSKVKVKNLQTKQISLYMLVSEKEADFKTGKISVSSPIGKGFLGKSVGEVTEIEVPSGKLKFQIMEISL encoded by the coding sequence ATGGCTGAAACTACCTATCTAACTGCCGAAGGATTGGAAAAACTTAAAAAGGAGTTAATCCATATGCGGACCAAGGGACGAGCTGAAATTGCAAAGCAAATTCAGGAGGCTCGCGAAAAGGGAGACCTTTCGGAAAATGCAGAATATGATGCTGCGAAGGATGCACAAGGAATGCTGGAGATGAAAATTTCAAAACTGGAAGAAGCACTTTCTAACGCCAGGATCATGGATACATCAAAGTTGGACACTTCAAAAGTGATGGTGCTTTCAAAAGTAAAGGTGAAAAACCTGCAGACAAAGCAAATCAGTTTGTATATGTTGGTTTCGGAGAAGGAAGCGGATTTCAAAACCGGTAAAATCTCAGTTTCTTCACCAATCGGAAAGGGGTTTTTAGGAAAGTCGGTGGGAGAGGTGACAGAGATCGAAGTGCCTTCCGGCAAATTGAAATTTCAGATCATGGAAATTTCTCTCTGA
- a CDS encoding HIT family protein → MASIFTRIINHEIPAFIVAENDEYIAFLDVFPLVIGHVLVVPKKETDYIFDIDDDQLSGLMLFAKKVAVAVQKSVPCKRIGVAVIGLEVPHAHIHLVPLQHIDDLNFSKPKLKIAADKLEETATIIRSNVAI, encoded by the coding sequence ATGGCCAGCATTTTCACCCGGATTATCAATCATGAGATACCAGCTTTCATTGTTGCGGAAAATGATGAATACATCGCTTTTCTAGATGTATTTCCATTGGTTATAGGCCACGTATTGGTAGTGCCGAAAAAAGAAACAGATTATATTTTTGATATTGATGATGATCAGCTATCAGGACTCATGCTATTTGCAAAAAAGGTGGCAGTTGCAGTGCAAAAATCAGTTCCGTGTAAACGTATTGGCGTTGCAGTAATCGGATTGGAAGTGCCGCATGCGCATATACATCTTGTTCCACTTCAGCATATTGATGATTTAAATTTCAGCAAACCCAAGCTGAAAATAGCTGCGGATAAATTAGAGGAAACGGCAACTATTATCCGTTCAAATGTGGCAATTTGA
- a CDS encoding VOC family protein, which translates to MTSKENSLNWFELSVADMPRAKKFYETIFGIEMQTDNMMGMEMCSFPNEPGNGKASGALVKSDMHTPSGDGAKIYLNGNPDLADALSKVEAAGGKVVMPKTQISPEIGYMAFFADSEGNVVALHSQQ; encoded by the coding sequence ATGACTTCAAAAGAAAACAGTCTTAACTGGTTTGAGCTATCAGTTGCAGACATGCCGCGCGCAAAAAAATTCTATGAAACAATCTTTGGAATAGAGATGCAAACGGATAACATGATGGGAATGGAAATGTGCTCATTTCCTAATGAACCGGGCAACGGAAAAGCATCGGGAGCCTTGGTAAAAAGCGACATGCATACACCAAGCGGTGATGGTGCCAAAATTTACCTGAATGGGAATCCTGATCTTGCTGATGCCCTGAGCAAGGTGGAAGCTGCAGGAGGAAAGGTAGTTATGCCTAAAACACAAATTTCGCCCGAAATAGGATACATGGCGTTCTTTGCAGATTCAGAAGGAAATGTGGTAGCACTGCATTCGCAGCAATAA
- a CDS encoding S8 family serine peptidase yields the protein MIKNQLLNFLLISGICLYYPLHAQTMVSPAAKISTSLAPQLLTDEHFQFIVVMDQQADVSAVKDIHGKEAKAKFIYEKLSSFAGSSQNELRKQLDLNQVDYHSYWIVNAILVKGDAELALKLATRTDVQKILANSSMSAGKPVAANANDTRDVIIPWGIDSIHAPAVWALGYKGEGAVVGGEDTGYDWEHPAIKNQYRGWNGTSVDHNYNWHDAIHAVNVNNYGSNPCGIDLSAPCDDYGHGTHTMGTMVGEDGDLKIGVAPKAKWIGERNMERGWGNLSGYLESFEWFVAPTDLANENPDPTKAPHVINNSWYCSVEEGCDPTNFSLMEDVVNNVKASGIVVVASAGNDGPYCNTIMFPPAVFESSFTIGAVDFLFNAAPFSSRGNTQVNNIFLTKPNVAAPGVDVLSCIPGNQYAFFSGTSMAGPHVAGTVALMISANPALAGEVDEIENILQETAQPATTFDGCGSDQSTSIPNNTFGFGIIDALAAVEKSLLATTAFSFEEHSNISVMQQTTNDILIRLTGLPSGGIFKLYTLWGEKSADRLIPDGTTIIHLSGLQDGIYAYSVSAGKEVVSGKILKHE from the coding sequence ATGATAAAAAATCAATTATTAAATTTTCTACTGATCAGTGGCATTTGCCTTTATTATCCGTTGCATGCCCAAACAATGGTCAGTCCTGCAGCTAAAATCAGTACATCACTCGCGCCGCAATTGCTGACTGACGAACATTTTCAATTTATAGTCGTCATGGATCAACAGGCCGACGTTAGTGCTGTCAAAGATATTCATGGCAAAGAAGCCAAGGCAAAATTCATCTATGAAAAACTCTCCTCTTTTGCAGGTAGTTCTCAAAATGAATTGCGAAAACAACTGGACCTTAATCAGGTTGATTACCACTCTTACTGGATTGTAAATGCAATACTTGTAAAAGGCGATGCTGAACTGGCATTAAAGCTTGCAACACGAACCGATGTTCAAAAAATACTCGCCAATTCATCTATGTCGGCAGGAAAGCCGGTTGCAGCAAATGCAAATGATACACGCGATGTCATTATTCCATGGGGAATTGACAGCATTCACGCTCCTGCTGTCTGGGCGCTTGGCTACAAGGGCGAAGGGGCCGTAGTTGGTGGAGAGGATACCGGTTATGATTGGGAGCATCCCGCCATCAAAAATCAATACCGCGGTTGGAACGGCACTTCAGTTGATCACAATTATAACTGGCACGATGCTATTCATGCAGTTAATGTAAATAATTACGGCAGCAATCCCTGTGGTATTGATCTATCTGCACCCTGTGATGATTATGGTCATGGTACGCATACTATGGGCACGATGGTGGGTGAAGATGGTGATTTAAAAATTGGTGTCGCGCCAAAAGCAAAGTGGATTGGTGAGCGCAACATGGAACGCGGATGGGGCAACTTGTCCGGCTATCTGGAAAGTTTTGAATGGTTTGTTGCTCCCACGGATCTTGCGAATGAAAATCCTGACCCCACCAAAGCTCCGCATGTAATTAATAATTCATGGTATTGTTCAGTAGAAGAAGGTTGCGACCCGACTAATTTTTCTTTGATGGAAGATGTCGTGAACAATGTGAAAGCTTCCGGAATTGTAGTGGTTGCATCCGCAGGAAATGATGGTCCGTATTGCAACACTATTATGTTTCCACCTGCAGTATTTGAAAGCAGTTTCACAATCGGTGCTGTTGATTTCTTATTTAATGCTGCACCATTCAGCAGCAGAGGCAATACTCAGGTTAATAATATTTTTCTAACAAAACCCAACGTGGCTGCACCCGGTGTGGATGTGCTGTCGTGTATTCCCGGAAATCAGTATGCATTTTTCAGCGGAACAAGTATGGCAGGTCCTCATGTAGCTGGCACGGTTGCGTTGATGATTTCGGCGAATCCTGCACTTGCAGGTGAAGTGGATGAAATAGAAAATATATTACAGGAAACGGCACAACCCGCCACAACATTTGACGGATGTGGGAGTGATCAGTCTACTTCGATTCCAAATAATACTTTTGGATTTGGAATTATTGATGCACTCGCTGCTGTTGAGAAATCACTCCTGGCAACCACAGCATTTTCTTTTGAAGAGCATTCAAACATCAGTGTAATGCAACAAACAACCAACGATATCCTGATACGTCTTACTGGTTTACCTTCCGGTGGCATATTTAAGTTGTATACTTTATGGGGAGAAAAATCTGCTGACCGATTGATACCTGATGGAACAACGATCATTCATCTTTCAGGGTTGCAGGATGGAATCTATGCATACAGTGTTTCAGCGGGGAAAGAGGTTGTGTCAGGCAAAATACTAAAGCATGAATAA
- a CDS encoding gliding motility-associated C-terminal domain-containing protein, protein MLKKITLLLAPVFILLLNNGLAQQTIPLYFEDFNSGAAAFTLNSASGLGSNSGSNQWIINNSFNGNGLYPDTPDETQTVSGTITGAPFSNYLHINDANNIATAANGNYDPATASDRMAVMSTSFCTLSLTDVTFTFFYLCEGNANDYGQLYYSLDGGSSWIQTGQPQYNNTSLWKYEVVTDPAFNNQVDIRFAFRWVNNSGAVQSVSFCVDDIKAVGTYDDVNNPVTINITSVSPNPVCQGGVLIIFFELSEPMCDGTYEVEMSNATGNFSSASVLGVFNVFAGQTSGGVGVYIPSTAPPGGCYEVRINRVSPPPEITGTASICFEIQDCPNVITTLQPAVTYGPDTLCTHSVIDVPFYSTGVFNASNNYIAELSDASGSFAAPQLLGSSPDPNTYDPALGSPPGSVSGLVPPTAPGCNYYVRVRSTNPVAVGSIWGPFCIHNCDVTTNNMEDISVCITDNVGVDTVLNIDINTWLPGAVYGPTNQFQVQILSSSTYAILNTATLGSVNATSSTTLTLSIPGLLSLVPILGPPGYGLYYMRIVATDVIPSSQNYGSLVHLQIGYEDTIPPILTADDTLICAGDYLTLLFSPYHFGSQYEWHSPNLNNGTPFFWPGAGIIIGFPNNFPPGTYWFTVREYNNGCYGPWADTVYVTLITTPATGIVGPPSVCEGDTINYHVTFYSGTYYDWATTWGEIIDTSNSEITVVFDSSGVVKVSVFALNECGESNGTKTITVHPLPEITAPPDTSVCPGALVFLNATSSVTNVNWSISGGSGSTTNPTTVIAADTNAVYVVTAITSFNCDKTDTTLVNVFPPVLADAIGIDITCNTADDGFAFAIADSGLSPYSYQWNSTPVQTTDTATGLPPGTYTVIITDANGCVDSTFVTINEPPAIAVEMSSTPETFYQAHDGTATATPYGGTEPYSYAWSDDAMQDSSTAIALSSGWYVVEITDSNGCKTIDSVFVDSAPNTLGIPNAFTPNGDGLNDQFLVYNTNIVTFSCKVFNRWGQMLFFTNDVTEGWKGDYKGVPEEMGTYVYLISATYLDGNSETRKGNVTLIR, encoded by the coding sequence ATGCTGAAAAAAATTACACTTCTATTAGCACCGGTTTTCATTTTGCTGTTAAATAATGGTTTGGCACAGCAAACGATTCCACTGTATTTCGAAGATTTCAATAGCGGTGCTGCTGCATTTACTTTAAACAGTGCGTCCGGATTGGGAAGCAACTCTGGTTCTAATCAATGGATCATCAACAATTCCTTCAACGGGAACGGACTTTATCCGGATACGCCTGATGAAACGCAAACTGTCAGCGGGACGATTACGGGTGCACCTTTCAGTAACTATTTGCATATCAATGATGCTAACAATATAGCCACTGCTGCAAATGGTAATTATGATCCGGCAACTGCATCGGATCGCATGGCAGTAATGAGCACCAGCTTTTGTACGCTTAGTTTAACGGATGTAACCTTTACCTTTTTTTATTTGTGTGAAGGAAATGCCAATGACTATGGGCAGCTTTACTATAGTTTGGATGGAGGATCATCGTGGATACAAACCGGACAGCCACAATACAACAACACCTCGCTTTGGAAATATGAAGTGGTAACTGATCCGGCTTTTAATAACCAGGTTGATATCCGGTTTGCTTTCAGATGGGTGAATAATTCCGGTGCTGTTCAATCCGTATCTTTTTGTGTAGATGATATTAAAGCGGTAGGAACTTACGATGACGTTAATAATCCTGTCACCATTAACATCACCAGCGTAAGTCCGAATCCGGTTTGTCAGGGAGGTGTACTCATTATCTTTTTTGAATTGTCAGAACCAATGTGCGATGGCACCTATGAAGTGGAGATGTCTAATGCTACCGGAAACTTTTCCAGTGCGTCCGTGCTTGGCGTATTTAATGTTTTTGCTGGCCAAACCAGTGGAGGTGTTGGCGTTTATATTCCGTCTACTGCTCCACCGGGCGGTTGTTATGAAGTGCGAATCAATCGTGTTTCACCGCCTCCGGAAATTACGGGTACTGCAAGCATCTGCTTCGAGATACAAGACTGTCCGAATGTGATTACAACATTGCAGCCAGCCGTAACATATGGACCTGATACCCTTTGTACACACAGTGTGATTGATGTGCCATTTTATTCGACAGGTGTATTTAATGCAAGTAATAATTACATCGCTGAATTATCTGATGCCAGTGGAAGTTTTGCCGCACCACAGTTATTGGGTTCTTCGCCTGATCCCAATACTTATGATCCGGCATTGGGTTCTCCTCCCGGAAGCGTTTCAGGCTTGGTTCCTCCCACAGCGCCCGGTTGCAATTATTACGTTCGTGTACGATCAACTAATCCTGTTGCAGTAGGTTCTATTTGGGGACCCTTCTGTATTCATAACTGCGACGTTACTACGAATAATATGGAGGATATTTCGGTTTGCATCACCGACAATGTTGGAGTTGATACTGTGTTGAACATTGATATTAACACATGGCTGCCGGGAGCCGTTTACGGACCAACCAATCAATTCCAGGTACAAATTCTCAGTTCATCTACCTATGCAATATTGAACACTGCAACATTGGGTTCTGTAAATGCAACATCAAGCACTACACTTACCCTTTCTATTCCGGGTTTACTTAGTTTGGTTCCTATACTTGGCCCTCCGGGATACGGATTATACTACATGAGAATTGTAGCTACAGATGTTATTCCCAGCAGTCAGAATTATGGTTCATTAGTCCATCTGCAGATTGGTTACGAGGATACCATTCCTCCTATACTTACTGCGGATGATACATTGATCTGTGCCGGTGATTATCTCACATTGCTTTTTTCACCCTATCATTTTGGATCGCAGTACGAGTGGCATTCTCCCAATTTAAATAATGGTACGCCATTTTTCTGGCCAGGCGCGGGAATCATAATCGGCTTCCCAAATAATTTTCCGCCGGGAACCTATTGGTTTACTGTTCGTGAGTACAATAATGGGTGTTATGGTCCTTGGGCGGACACTGTTTATGTCACATTAATTACAACTCCTGCAACGGGCATAGTCGGACCTCCAAGTGTTTGTGAAGGCGATACAATTAATTATCACGTTACATTTTATTCTGGAACTTATTATGACTGGGCAACTACGTGGGGAGAAATTATTGATACATCCAACAGCGAGATTACCGTCGTTTTTGATTCTTCAGGTGTAGTAAAAGTTTCTGTGTTTGCATTGAATGAATGTGGAGAGTCGAATGGAACCAAGACGATAACTGTTCATCCGTTGCCTGAAATAACAGCGCCTCCTGATACCTCTGTTTGCCCGGGTGCTTTGGTATTTTTAAATGCAACCAGTTCTGTCACCAACGTAAACTGGTCGATAAGTGGTGGAAGCGGAAGCACTACTAATCCGACTACTGTAATTGCGGCGGACACCAATGCTGTCTATGTCGTTACAGCCATCACTAGTTTTAACTGTGATAAAACGGATACAACTTTGGTGAATGTTTTTCCACCTGTATTGGCTGATGCTATCGGTATTGATATCACTTGCAATACTGCGGATGATGGTTTTGCATTTGCTATAGCCGATAGTGGGCTTTCACCTTATTCATACCAATGGAATTCAACTCCTGTTCAAACCACAGATACTGCAACCGGTCTTCCACCGGGTACTTATACCGTGATCATTACTGATGCAAACGGTTGTGTTGACAGTACTTTTGTAACTATTAATGAACCTCCTGCCATTGCTGTGGAAATGAGTTCGACTCCTGAAACATTTTACCAGGCGCATGACGGCACTGCAACAGCAACTCCATATGGAGGAACAGAGCCTTACAGTTATGCGTGGAGCGATGATGCCATGCAGGATTCATCAACTGCCATAGCGCTTAGTTCGGGTTGGTATGTAGTAGAAATTACTGACTCCAACGGATGCAAAACAATAGACTCCGTGTTTGTAGATTCTGCACCCAACACATTGGGCATTCCGAATGCTTTTACTCCGAATGGCGACGGACTTAATGATCAGTTCCTGGTGTATAACACGAACATCGTCACCTTTAGTTGTAAAGTATTTAACCGATGGGGACAAATGTTGTTTTTCACAAATGATGTTACTGAAGGCTGGAAAGGGGACTATAAAGGAGTACCTGAAGAGATGGGTACTTATGTTTACCTGATCAGCGCCACCTACCTCGACGGAAATTCTGAAACAAGAAAGGGAAATGTAACGCTGATTCGATGA
- a CDS encoding T9SS type A sorting domain-containing protein encodes MKKCFLFIILLPVVTFNSNAQTPTWSDDVASIIYNNCSTCHREGGIGPFTLMSYDDAVTNGFGIQAQVESKLMPPWKADPSYTHFKDERFLSETDINTISSWVANGVPSGDLATAPPPPVFQTGSQLPSIDLGLQTPSYTVPVNEDAYRTFVIHSNFTEDVYLNQVEYLPGNGSIVHHIVIFYDPTNFSWNQDQDDPEPGYESYGVGPINNASYIIGAWAPGSGIFTLPSNMGILIPAGADFGIELHYAPGSQGLTDLTTVNLKFTPIQPVIREVHVDAILNHFDYLDDGPLFIPANTVNTFHESFNWEYGDISVVSIFPHMHKIGKSFKVWALDANADTTRFINIPNWSFHWQGFYNYQKPVHITNNSILQAEASYDNTVNNPDNPSNPPQDVEAGEHTTDEMMLAFFTWLPYEPGDENIILDSSLVSSAPQIDPLQTEVIVYPNPVSDQLHVYVDLPESQQLQFDLYTSSGALVKQWKQFVSGNDPLIENSLSGIAPGMYVLKLTMKEEVRFAKVMKQ; translated from the coding sequence ATGAAGAAATGTTTTCTATTCATTATCCTTTTGCCTGTTGTCACTTTCAACAGTAATGCACAAACGCCTACCTGGTCTGATGATGTCGCCTCTATCATCTACAATAACTGCAGCACTTGTCACCGCGAAGGTGGCATTGGTCCATTTACATTGATGAGCTATGATGATGCAGTTACCAACGGCTTTGGCATACAGGCTCAGGTGGAATCGAAATTGATGCCACCGTGGAAAGCTGATCCGAGCTACACCCATTTTAAAGACGAAAGATTTCTTTCTGAAACGGATATCAATACCATCAGCAGTTGGGTGGCTAACGGTGTACCATCAGGTGATCTGGCCACTGCTCCTCCTCCACCAGTATTTCAAACCGGTTCGCAATTACCTTCGATTGATCTCGGATTGCAAACACCTTCTTACACTGTTCCGGTAAATGAAGATGCGTACCGCACTTTTGTGATTCATTCTAATTTCACGGAAGACGTTTATCTGAATCAGGTTGAATACCTGCCGGGAAATGGTTCCATTGTGCACCACATCGTCATTTTTTATGATCCAACTAATTTTTCCTGGAACCAGGACCAGGATGATCCTGAACCCGGTTATGAAAGTTATGGTGTAGGACCGATCAATAATGCATCCTACATAATTGGTGCCTGGGCTCCCGGAAGCGGCATCTTCACACTTCCATCCAACATGGGAATTTTGATTCCCGCAGGCGCTGATTTCGGAATTGAATTACATTATGCGCCAGGAAGTCAGGGCCTTACTGATCTTACTACCGTGAATTTAAAGTTCACGCCTATACAACCTGTCATTCGTGAAGTGCATGTCGATGCGATTTTGAATCATTTCGATTACCTCGATGATGGCCCTTTATTCATTCCTGCTAATACCGTCAACACATTTCATGAATCATTTAATTGGGAGTATGGCGACATTTCAGTGGTCTCTATTTTCCCGCACATGCATAAGATCGGGAAATCATTTAAAGTATGGGCGCTCGATGCAAATGCAGACACCACAAGATTTATCAATATTCCCAACTGGAGTTTTCACTGGCAGGGATTTTACAACTATCAAAAGCCGGTGCACATTACCAATAATTCCATTTTGCAGGCAGAAGCCAGTTACGACAATACTGTAAATAATCCGGATAATCCGAGCAACCCACCGCAGGATGTAGAAGCAGGAGAACATACAACAGATGAAATGATGCTTGCCTTTTTCACATGGCTTCCATATGAACCCGGAGATGAAAATATTATTCTCGACAGTTCTCTCGTCAGCAGTGCACCACAGATTGATCCATTACAAACAGAAGTGATCGTGTATCCAAATCCTGTAAGCGATCAATTGCATGTATATGTTGATCTTCCCGAATCGCAGCAACTACAATTTGATTTGTACACTTCGTCAGGTGCATTGGTGAAACAGTGGAAACAATTTGTTTCAGGCAATGATCCGCTTATTGAAAATTCCTTATCAGGAATTGCTCCGGGAATGTATGTGTTAAAACTTACAATGAAAGAGGAAGTGCGGTTTGCAAAAGTGATGAAGCAATAA